A window of the Streptomyces sp. NBC_01351 genome harbors these coding sequences:
- a CDS encoding diacylglycerol/lipid kinase family protein, whose protein sequence is MRALLVANPAATTTSARTRDVLIHALASEMKLEAVTTEYRGHARDLARKAAHEGLDLVVALGGDGTVNEVVNGLLHDGPDPERLPRLAVVPGGSTNVFARALGLPNDAVEATGALLDALRERRERTVGLGLAAGTPGTEDESVPARWFTFCAGFGFDAGVVGRVEQQRERGKRSTHALYVRQLMRQFWEEPNRRHGTVTLERPGADPVTDLVLSIVCNTSPWTFLGNRPLYASPEASFDTALDVLALDRLSTPAVARYATQLLTSTPERGPHGKHAVSLHDLTDFTLHSKVPLPFQMDGDHLGLRTSVRFTGVRRALRVIV, encoded by the coding sequence ATGCGTGCACTCCTCGTGGCCAACCCAGCAGCGACGACCACCAGCGCGCGCACGCGCGACGTACTGATCCACGCGCTGGCCAGCGAGATGAAGCTGGAGGCGGTGACCACCGAGTACCGGGGTCACGCCCGGGACCTGGCGCGCAAGGCCGCGCACGAGGGGCTCGACCTCGTGGTGGCGCTGGGCGGCGACGGCACGGTCAACGAGGTGGTCAACGGGCTGCTGCACGACGGGCCCGATCCGGAGCGGCTGCCCCGGCTGGCGGTGGTCCCCGGCGGTTCGACCAATGTGTTCGCCCGCGCGCTCGGTCTGCCCAACGACGCGGTCGAGGCGACCGGCGCCCTGCTGGACGCGCTGCGGGAGCGGCGCGAGCGGACGGTGGGCCTGGGCCTGGCGGCCGGCACCCCGGGCACGGAGGACGAATCGGTTCCGGCCCGCTGGTTCACGTTCTGCGCGGGCTTCGGTTTCGACGCGGGCGTAGTCGGCCGGGTCGAGCAGCAGCGGGAGCGCGGCAAGCGTTCGACGCACGCGCTCTACGTACGACAGCTGATGCGGCAGTTCTGGGAGGAGCCCAACCGCCGGCACGGCACGGTCACGCTGGAGCGCCCCGGAGCGGATCCGGTGACGGATCTGGTGCTGTCGATAGTGTGCAACACCTCACCGTGGACGTTTCTGGGCAATCGTCCGCTTTACGCCTCTCCGGAGGCGTCGTTCGATACCGCGCTTGACGTATTGGCGCTGGACCGTTTGTCAACTCCGGCGGTCGCGCGGTACGCGACACAGCTCCTGACCTCGACTCCTGAGCGGGGTCCGCACGGCAAGCACGCGGTGTCTCTGCACGATCTGACCGACTTCACCTTGCATTCGAAGGTCCCGCTTCCGTTCCAGATGGACGGAGACCACCTCGGCCTGCGTACCAGCGTTCGGTTCACAGGCGTACGCCGTGCACTGCGTGTGATTGTGTGA
- a CDS encoding sensor histidine kinase, producing the protein MNDLVRQHTALGETDLEWLHLLVSEWQLLSDLSFADLVLWVPTLDGTRYVSVAQMRPNTGPTSYQDDMVGHLVPRGRRPLLDAALDEGRIVREGDPEWREEVPVRVESIPVRREGRVLGVIARNTNLLTVRTPSRLELTYLQSASDLAQMIAAGSFPYPGQQVDMDASPRVGDGLIRLDADGVVTYASPNALSAYHRLGLAADLVGQHLGNTTAELAPSRGPVDEALVKLASGWAPRETEVEGSSGVIQLRAIPLKPKGTRIGSLVLCRDVTELRRRERELITKDATIREIHHRVKNNLQTVAALLRLQSRRMDSAQGREALNEAVRRVGSIAIVHETLSQNLDERVEFDEIADRVIAMVSEISPGKVDCRRTGRFGILDAEVATPLSMVLTEILQNALEHAFADGDRGTVEVSAVRSGTGRADGRLLITVLDDGRGLPEGFDPQRAGNLGLQIVRTLVEGELGGTFDMIAAEPRGTKVVLDIPSSPQK; encoded by the coding sequence GACCTCTCCTTCGCCGACCTCGTGCTGTGGGTTCCCACGCTCGACGGCACCCGGTACGTGTCGGTCGCGCAGATGCGCCCGAACACCGGCCCCACCTCGTACCAGGACGACATGGTCGGCCACTTGGTGCCGCGCGGCCGCCGTCCGTTGCTCGACGCCGCGCTCGACGAGGGCCGCATCGTGCGCGAGGGCGACCCGGAGTGGCGCGAGGAGGTGCCCGTCCGCGTCGAGTCGATCCCCGTCCGCCGCGAGGGCCGGGTACTCGGAGTGATCGCCCGCAACACCAACCTGCTCACTGTGCGTACACCGAGCCGGCTGGAGCTGACCTACCTCCAGTCCGCCTCCGACCTGGCCCAGATGATCGCCGCGGGCTCCTTCCCGTACCCCGGCCAGCAGGTCGACATGGACGCCTCCCCGCGCGTCGGCGACGGCCTGATCCGGCTCGATGCCGACGGCGTGGTCACGTACGCCTCCCCGAACGCGCTCTCCGCCTACCACCGCCTCGGCCTCGCCGCCGACCTGGTCGGCCAGCACCTCGGCAACACCACCGCCGAACTCGCCCCCTCCCGCGGCCCGGTGGACGAGGCACTCGTCAAGCTCGCCAGCGGCTGGGCCCCCCGGGAGACCGAGGTCGAGGGCAGCAGCGGGGTCATCCAGCTGCGCGCGATCCCGCTCAAGCCCAAGGGGACCCGGATCGGTTCCCTGGTGCTCTGCCGCGACGTCACGGAACTGCGCCGTCGCGAACGTGAATTGATCACCAAGGACGCGACCATCCGGGAGATCCACCACCGGGTGAAGAACAACCTCCAGACGGTGGCCGCGCTGCTGCGGCTCCAGTCCCGCCGGATGGATTCGGCGCAGGGCCGTGAGGCGCTCAACGAGGCCGTTCGCCGTGTCGGTTCGATCGCGATCGTGCACGAGACGTTGTCTCAGAACCTCGACGAGCGGGTCGAGTTCGACGAGATCGCCGACCGGGTGATCGCGATGGTCTCGGAGATCTCCCCGGGCAAGGTCGACTGCCGGCGCACCGGCCGCTTCGGGATCCTGGATGCGGAGGTCGCCACTCCGCTGTCGATGGTGCTCACGGAGATCCTGCAGAACGCCCTGGAGCACGCCTTCGCGGACGGGGACCGGGGCACGGTGGAGGTGTCGGCGGTCCGCTCCGGTACCGGCCGGGCGGACGGCCGGCTGCTGATCACGGTGCTCGACGACGGCCGGGGTCTGCCCGAGGGATTCGACCCCCAGCGGGCCGGCAATCTCGGGCTGCAGATCGTACGGACCCTCGTGGAGGGCGAGCTGGGCGGCACCTTCGACATGATCGCGGCGGAGCCGCGCGGCACGAAGGTCGTCCTCGACATCCCGTCCAGCCCGCAGAAGTAG
- a CDS encoding WhiB family transcriptional regulator, translating to MDWRHNAVCREEDPELFFPIGNTGPALLQIEEAKAVCRRCPVMEQCLQWALESGQDSGVWGGLSEDERRAMKRRAARNRARNATA from the coding sequence ATGGACTGGCGTCACAACGCCGTTTGTCGTGAGGAAGACCCGGAACTCTTCTTCCCCATCGGCAACACCGGTCCTGCGCTGCTGCAGATCGAGGAAGCCAAGGCCGTCTGCCGCCGTTGCCCCGTCATGGAGCAGTGCCTGCAGTGGGCGCTCGAGTCCGGTCAGGACTCCGGTGTCTGGGGCGGTCTCAGCGAGGACGAGCGCCGCGCAATGAAGCGCCGCGCCGCTCGCAATCGGGCGCGCAACGCAACCGCCTGA